From a single Shewanella denitrificans OS217 genomic region:
- a CDS encoding RNA polymerase sigma factor FliA, with protein MNLDGQLAYQTVSEEPALQRLSEDQLIVQYLPLVKRAVLQLRSHCGAMLSLEDMEQIGMMALIESSRRYPGEFDNGFISFAGQRIRGAILDELRRQDWRPRPVRQQAHILNDKVRELSRTLGREPTDTEVATGLGLSPEAYRESLYATQAESMKSLDEMLTIGEQPADKHNEVERFMLKKTLIKAMTKLNEREQLILSLYYHHELNLKEIALTLGLTETRICQLHKQAVAKLQSLI; from the coding sequence ATGAATCTCGATGGTCAATTAGCTTACCAAACCGTCAGTGAAGAACCTGCGTTACAGCGTTTATCCGAAGATCAGTTAATCGTACAGTATTTGCCGTTGGTGAAACGTGCAGTGCTGCAACTGCGCAGTCATTGCGGTGCCATGCTGTCACTTGAGGATATGGAGCAAATCGGCATGATGGCACTTATTGAATCCTCAAGGCGATATCCTGGTGAGTTTGATAATGGATTTATTTCTTTTGCGGGGCAGCGAATACGTGGAGCTATTCTGGATGAATTACGCCGTCAGGATTGGCGTCCAAGGCCTGTGCGTCAGCAGGCGCACATTTTGAATGACAAAGTCCGAGAATTGAGCCGAACTTTAGGACGAGAGCCGACCGATACTGAGGTTGCGACTGGGCTTGGACTCTCTCCAGAGGCCTATCGCGAGAGCTTGTACGCCACTCAGGCGGAGTCAATGAAAAGCTTGGATGAGATGCTGACTATTGGCGAGCAACCCGCAGATAAACACAATGAAGTTGAGCGTTTCATGCTCAAAAAAACCTTGATTAAAGCCATGACGAAATTAAATGAAAGAGAACAGTTAATTCTGTCGCTTTACTATCATCATGAACTTAATTTAAAAGAGATTGCATTAACACTGGGATTGACTGAGACCCGCATTTGCCAGCTTCACAAGCAGGCTGTGGCGAAATTGCAAAGCCTTATATAA
- the fliL gene encoding flagellar basal body-associated FliL family protein — MASAKSKFFKVLGFLFLISAWTGGVLWADWQSPKWVEEFLAEEPVVPVAKFYPLDKFIISIPGDKYPHYLLLELALKSNNPKLKSVLDEADPLIRNSLMKMFSRKSFEQLNSTEQLDSLQNEALMHIVKVLVEHKFPSDIDEVLFTRMVIQ, encoded by the coding sequence ATGGCATCAGCAAAGTCAAAATTTTTCAAAGTGTTAGGTTTTCTTTTTTTGATAAGTGCATGGACAGGCGGAGTACTTTGGGCTGATTGGCAAAGTCCCAAATGGGTTGAAGAGTTTTTAGCCGAAGAACCAGTGGTACCCGTGGCAAAATTTTATCCTTTAGATAAGTTTATTATTTCCATTCCCGGAGACAAATATCCCCATTATTTACTGCTTGAACTGGCATTGAAGAGTAATAACCCGAAATTAAAATCGGTATTAGATGAGGCTGATCCTTTGATCCGTAACTCGCTAATGAAGATGTTTTCGCGCAAAAGTTTTGAGCAGCTCAACAGTACTGAACAATTAGATAGCCTACAGAACGAAGCCTTAATGCATATCGTCAAGGTACTGGTTGAGCATAAATTTCCATCGGATATAGATGAAGTGCTCTTTACGCGTATGGTCATACAGTAA
- a CDS encoding flagellar hook-length control protein FliK: protein MISDVLGSRSLTTELGLQSNNKPQGKPSAEQGAFASFANDRANEAKRASVSKPQTGNVEAQEPQSMELESSTQAPLAAAPQTAAQLSTTQMPVWTQAAMASATSLDGQTLATVTGFGTKTAADFNTQVQTVAQSTTQAMAQTVAQSSTQNSIQASVLAMPINADMLTRMPSKKSSSMQALHPQSGLAAVMGHSVSAGAQTERSGITFSDALMPSPAVSTGATSITSLAADKRFAEQRWSNGIGATAKESSILTTVAQGLAPQTIGSTVLADSSDNQTQLFTQMLARGGTAPSVSQWGPVPVNMAGSLSQQAQDMLTPLREQLRFQIDQQIKHAEIRLDPPELGKLELNIRLDGDKLQVQMHAANPAVREALLSGLDRLRADLAQEYGGSLDVDVGHNGASDKQNPQQHEGRMLASQVENFELPQARQTSSDNQLNLLA, encoded by the coding sequence ATGATATCTGATGTGTTAGGGAGTCGTTCATTAACGACAGAGCTGGGCCTACAGTCAAATAATAAGCCCCAAGGCAAGCCATCAGCAGAGCAAGGCGCTTTTGCAAGCTTTGCTAATGATAGGGCTAATGAGGCTAAGCGTGCTTCTGTATCAAAGCCGCAGACCGGCAACGTAGAAGCACAAGAGCCACAGTCAATGGAACTTGAGTCATCAACGCAGGCTCCTTTAGCTGCTGCACCACAGACTGCAGCGCAATTGAGCACGACTCAGATGCCAGTTTGGACTCAAGCCGCAATGGCATCAGCCACAAGTCTAGATGGTCAAACGCTAGCGACAGTCACTGGCTTTGGCACTAAAACTGCAGCAGATTTTAATACCCAAGTTCAAACGGTGGCTCAAAGTACAACTCAAGCCATGGCTCAAACTGTGGCTCAAAGCAGCACTCAAAACAGTATCCAAGCCAGCGTACTCGCTATGCCGATTAACGCTGACATGCTGACTCGTATGCCATCTAAAAAGAGCAGCTCAATGCAGGCTCTTCATCCTCAATCGGGATTGGCTGCTGTGATGGGGCATTCTGTTTCTGCTGGGGCGCAGACCGAGCGCAGTGGAATAACCTTCAGTGATGCTCTTATGCCCAGCCCAGCCGTTAGCACAGGAGCCACTTCAATAACGAGTTTGGCAGCAGACAAGCGATTTGCTGAGCAGCGATGGAGCAATGGCATTGGAGCGACAGCGAAAGAGTCCAGCATACTAACCACTGTGGCACAAGGCTTAGCCCCACAAACTATTGGCAGCACAGTCTTAGCAGACAGCAGCGACAATCAAACACAGCTTTTTACTCAGATGCTAGCAAGAGGGGGGACAGCGCCTAGCGTAAGCCAGTGGGGCCCAGTGCCAGTGAATATGGCGGGCAGTTTAAGCCAACAAGCGCAAGATATGTTAACCCCACTGCGTGAACAGTTAAGGTTTCAAATCGATCAACAGATTAAGCATGCCGAAATCCGTCTCGATCCTCCTGAGCTTGGCAAGCTTGAACTCAATATTCGACTCGACGGCGATAAATTACAAGTGCAAATGCATGCTGCAAACCCAGCGGTTAGAGAAGCACTACTGAGCGGTTTAGATAGACTCAGGGCCGATTTAGCACAGGAATATGGCGGCAGTTTAGATGTGGATGTGGGCCACAATGGCGCGTCGGATAAACAAAATCCGCAACAGCACGAGGGGCGCATGTTAGCTAGTCAGGTGGAGAATTTTGAGCTGCCACAGGCACGACAAACCAGCTCAGATAATCAATTAAACTTATTGGCTTAA
- the fliS gene encoding flagellar export chaperone FliS produces MLNEYDPFSAYQQTSLDAKLASATSHDMVRMLLDGLLEELDRVTGHMERKQYEAKGVSINKCLNIVYGLDSMLDLDNGAEVATNLHNLYDYCSRQLVTASVENDPLALTPVVKVIQDIRAGWVNLN; encoded by the coding sequence ATGTTAAATGAGTATGACCCTTTTAGTGCTTACCAACAGACATCACTGGATGCCAAATTGGCATCGGCCACTTCTCATGACATGGTGCGCATGCTGTTAGATGGCCTACTGGAAGAGTTAGACAGGGTTACAGGGCATATGGAACGTAAGCAGTATGAGGCCAAGGGCGTTAGCATTAATAAGTGCCTTAATATCGTTTACGGTTTGGACTCTATGCTGGATTTAGACAATGGCGCCGAAGTGGCGACTAATCTACACAATCTGTATGACTACTGTAGTCGTCAGTTGGTGACAGCAAGCGTTGAGAACGATCCTTTGGCTCTTACTCCTGTAGTGAAAGTGATTCAAGATATTCGCGCCGGTTGGGTGAACCTCAATTGA
- the fliD gene encoding flagellar filament capping protein FliD codes for MIGNMSAAQFSQQLISADRAGKDNLYKGKLSTQKTQLDAYKLLETSMKLLSTKLKSIDTEAFSNKKADINNDFAKVTVKAGAPKGNYDLNVTQLAQSHQLTKTYASEDTLLPASGLFTVQLGSDPTKKLSIDLATVNGGAGITVTQLRDLINKDAANPGMQASLVRTGGQVELMLSANNGGASNNLTVNLDGADWGMTQRRAAQDAQLTLNGISITSSNNYLENVIDGVNLDLIKVHGVGESSQIKVEDDSEATTQAVKDFVSNFNTLLSQINQLSRSMGSTVTDAAKSDDKDVVKVSSGQIGVLKGDSSVRLVQSRLRDAVFNDAPNGMRLSDIGIEIGRDGLLKMDDKKFEAALKADGSKVQAMFSDNGSYIDKIEAVLKPYTEFDGLLSMKKKTIDSQIDRIEDSVERHNYQMTQKYNIYLAQFTAMEATINQLSAASSLFSPRG; via the coding sequence ATGATAGGTAATATGAGTGCGGCGCAATTTTCACAGCAGTTAATTTCTGCCGACCGTGCAGGTAAAGATAACCTGTATAAGGGCAAGTTATCGACCCAGAAGACTCAGCTAGATGCCTATAAGTTGTTGGAAACCAGCATGAAGCTGCTGTCCACCAAGCTTAAAAGTATCGACACCGAGGCCTTTAGCAATAAGAAGGCCGATATCAATAACGATTTTGCCAAGGTAACGGTAAAAGCGGGTGCCCCTAAGGGTAATTATGACTTAAATGTGACTCAGTTAGCTCAGTCGCACCAGTTGACCAAGACCTATGCCAGTGAAGACACGCTACTGCCTGCAAGCGGACTGTTTACTGTGCAGTTGGGCAGTGACCCTACCAAAAAGCTCAGCATAGATTTAGCCACAGTCAATGGTGGCGCTGGCATTACAGTCACTCAGCTTAGGGATTTAATTAATAAAGATGCGGCTAACCCTGGCATGCAGGCATCACTGGTGCGCACTGGCGGCCAGGTCGAATTGATGTTGTCTGCTAATAATGGTGGTGCTAGCAATAACCTGACGGTCAATCTAGATGGGGCAGACTGGGGCATGACGCAGAGGCGCGCCGCTCAAGATGCGCAGTTAACCTTAAACGGTATTAGCATCACCAGTAGCAATAATTACTTAGAAAATGTGATTGATGGCGTCAATTTGGATTTAATTAAAGTTCATGGTGTGGGTGAGTCTAGCCAAATCAAGGTTGAAGATGACAGCGAAGCTACCACTCAGGCGGTGAAGGACTTTGTTAGCAACTTTAATACCTTGCTTAGCCAAATTAATCAATTAAGCCGTTCCATGGGTAGCACAGTGACCGATGCCGCTAAGAGCGACGACAAAGATGTGGTTAAGGTGTCGAGTGGTCAAATAGGTGTGCTTAAGGGAGACTCGTCGGTGAGGTTAGTACAGTCTCGTCTTCGAGATGCTGTGTTCAATGATGCCCCTAATGGCATGCGTTTATCGGACATCGGCATTGAGATCGGCAGAGATGGCCTGCTTAAAATGGATGATAAAAAATTTGAAGCTGCGCTTAAAGCTGATGGTAGCAAGGTGCAAGCTATGTTCAGTGATAATGGCAGTTATATCGACAAAATTGAGGCTGTGCTGAAGCCTTACACCGAATTTGATGGGCTATTGTCGATGAAGAAAAAAACCATCGACAGCCAAATCGATCGTATTGAAGACAGTGTTGAGCGCCACAACTACCAGATGACGCAAAAATACAATATTTACTTGGCTCAATTTACCGCCATGGAAGCCACAATTAACCAGTTAAGTGCCGCTAGCAGCTTATTTTCACCTAGAGGCTAG
- a CDS encoding flagellin produces MLSVHTNYASLVSQGAVSKSNSLLTNAMERLSTGLRINSSADDAAGLQIANRMNANIKGMQAASRNISDATSMLQTGDGALEELTTIANRQKELATQAANGVNSQDDLDALDAEFQALILESARITDKTTYAGNNLFTKLTGSVTFQIGADKTETLDVAITAPTAVAGDLKSAANARTAMDAVDTNIKEVGTARSVLGASLNRLGHTASNLASVLENTQTAAGRIMDADFAVESANMTRNQMLVQAGTTVLSSANQNTGLVMGLLR; encoded by the coding sequence ATGCTTTCAGTTCACACTAACTATGCGTCGCTAGTTTCACAGGGTGCAGTTTCTAAAAGTAACAGCTTATTAACTAACGCTATGGAGCGTTTATCTACCGGTCTTCGTATCAACAGTTCAGCTGATGATGCCGCAGGTTTACAGATTGCTAACCGCATGAATGCCAACATCAAGGGCATGCAAGCCGCTAGCCGTAATATCTCTGATGCGACTTCTATGCTACAAACTGGTGATGGCGCGTTAGAAGAATTAACTACGATAGCTAACCGTCAAAAAGAATTGGCCACACAAGCGGCTAACGGTGTGAATTCACAAGACGATTTAGATGCGTTGGATGCAGAGTTCCAAGCACTTATTCTTGAGTCTGCACGTATTACAGACAAAACCACTTATGCGGGTAATAACTTATTCACTAAATTAACCGGTAGTGTGACCTTTCAAATTGGTGCTGATAAAACTGAAACTTTGGACGTTGCCATTACCGCACCGACAGCTGTAGCTGGAGATTTGAAAAGCGCAGCTAATGCTCGTACTGCTATGGATGCTGTTGATACCAATATCAAAGAAGTGGGCACAGCTCGTTCAGTATTGGGTGCTAGCCTTAACCGTCTTGGCCACACAGCCTCAAACCTTGCCAGCGTACTTGAAAACACTCAAACTGCAGCTGGTCGCATCATGGATGCCGATTTCGCAGTGGAATCAGCCAACATGACCAGAAACCAGATGCTAGTTCAAGCGGGTACTACAGTATTGTCTTCTGCTAACCAGAACACAGGTCTAGTAATGGGTCTATTGCGTTAA
- the flgL gene encoding flagellar hook-associated protein FlgL, with protein sequence MRVTMQNLYTNNLTSLQNTTADVARLNQMMSQGLSILAPSDDPIGAVRVMASERDLAAVGQYIKNIDAVSTSLGRAETHLSSMVEVQLRMREIGVLASNGTLSVSDRSAYAAEIDELLKSLVSSINAKDDGGNSVFAGNLVDKATVVLDASGKYVYQGDNNTRQVQTSPSSWIESNATAQEVLFGNGSQDILNAAVDFVTALKDPSLSPGLPAFTAATLSFQSSLDDTLNSINAVITDFGGKQNSLSLMKASHEEMTLFNRQVIGETQELDYAAATAEFNVKLTALKVTQQTFVQVSRLSLFDHM encoded by the coding sequence ATGCGCGTAACCATGCAAAATTTGTATACCAATAACTTAACGAGTCTGCAAAACACCACCGCCGATGTGGCACGGTTAAACCAGATGATGTCTCAAGGCCTGTCTATTCTTGCGCCTTCTGATGATCCCATTGGCGCCGTGCGTGTGATGGCGAGTGAGCGTGACTTAGCCGCCGTTGGGCAATACATTAAGAATATCGATGCCGTAAGCACCAGCTTAGGCCGCGCTGAAACACATTTAAGTAGCATGGTTGAAGTGCAATTACGGATGCGTGAAATTGGCGTATTGGCCAGTAATGGCACGCTTTCGGTGAGCGATCGCAGCGCTTATGCGGCAGAAATTGATGAGTTGCTTAAGTCTTTGGTCAGCAGTATTAACGCCAAAGATGATGGCGGCAATTCGGTTTTTGCGGGTAATCTGGTCGATAAGGCGACGGTAGTATTAGATGCTAGCGGCAAGTATGTTTATCAGGGTGATAATAATACACGCCAAGTGCAAACATCGCCCTCGTCTTGGATTGAGTCTAATGCCACGGCCCAGGAGGTATTATTCGGTAATGGCAGTCAAGACATACTCAATGCCGCCGTCGATTTTGTTACTGCCTTAAAAGATCCCAGCTTAAGTCCAGGCTTACCTGCATTTACTGCTGCCACCTTAAGCTTTCAAAGCTCATTAGATGATACCTTGAACAGCATCAATGCCGTGATCACAGACTTTGGTGGTAAGCAGAATAGCTTGTCTTTGATGAAAGCATCCCACGAGGAGATGACCTTGTTTAATCGACAAGTCATTGGTGAAACCCAAGAATTAGATTATGCCGCCGCCACTGCTGAATTTAATGTGAAGTTAACTGCACTTAAGGTCACTCAACAAACGTTTGTGCAGGTGAGCCGCTTAAGTTTGTTTGATCACATGTAA
- the flgK gene encoding flagellar hook-associated protein FlgK, translated as MNMLNIGKSGLLASAASLNATSNNVANAMVAGYSRQQVMTSSVGGGAYGGGAGVYVDGVRRISDQYEVAQLWKTNSDVGFSKIQTSYLGQAEQVFGADGNDISKGLGLVFAAMNSAMEQPNLIAHRQGIINETKALVQRVHSINESLSSQREQINGQLGSSVKLVNTQLDIISKFNKDIRAASAIGTVPAALQDGRDAAINELASLIDIRVVEDAQGLVNISLEKGEPLIAGNTKATLSTVPDPLNPANSNISIQFGKSQFVFENSVGGSMGSLMTYRDTQLANSQTYIDELAQHLANEFNNTLALGTDLSGAAPVKNFLSVNSVNPAGSLAISSGFTPEDLALGLDGTQGDNSNLKALAALASKSLGFTSLGGAVSLGESFSSIVGALGSASRQAKADAKTNTDLHTEAKSQWASTSGVNPDEEGVNLIVYQQAYQANAKVITTAERLFQTVLNSF; from the coding sequence ATGAATATGCTCAACATTGGTAAATCTGGGCTGCTTGCCAGCGCAGCGTCACTGAATGCCACCTCGAACAACGTCGCCAATGCTATGGTGGCGGGTTATTCTCGCCAACAAGTGATGACAAGCTCAGTGGGCGGCGGGGCTTATGGCGGCGGTGCTGGCGTCTATGTGGATGGCGTGCGCCGAATTTCTGACCAATACGAAGTGGCGCAGCTGTGGAAAACCAATAGTGATGTGGGCTTCTCTAAAATTCAAACCAGTTATTTAGGCCAAGCCGAACAAGTGTTTGGTGCCGATGGTAATGATATTTCTAAAGGCTTAGGTCTGGTCTTCGCGGCGATGAATTCCGCCATGGAGCAACCAAACCTGATTGCTCATCGTCAAGGTATCATCAATGAAACCAAAGCCTTGGTGCAAAGGGTTCATTCAATTAACGAAAGCCTAAGCTCACAACGTGAACAAATTAATGGTCAGTTAGGCTCATCGGTCAAGCTGGTGAACACTCAGCTGGATATCATCAGCAAGTTCAATAAAGACATACGGGCGGCGAGTGCGATTGGCACAGTACCAGCAGCACTGCAAGATGGCCGTGATGCCGCCATTAATGAGCTGGCATCATTAATTGATATTCGAGTGGTCGAAGATGCCCAAGGATTAGTGAATATTTCCTTGGAAAAAGGCGAACCCCTGATTGCGGGCAATACCAAAGCCACATTAAGCACAGTGCCTGATCCATTAAATCCAGCTAACAGTAATATCAGCATCCAATTTGGCAAAAGCCAGTTTGTGTTTGAAAACTCAGTGGGCGGTAGCATGGGGTCGTTAATGACCTACAGAGACACTCAGCTGGCCAATTCTCAGACCTATATTGATGAATTAGCCCAGCATCTGGCCAATGAATTTAATAATACCTTAGCCTTAGGTACGGATTTATCCGGCGCGGCGCCAGTTAAGAATTTTTTAAGCGTTAATAGCGTGAATCCAGCAGGGAGTTTAGCCATCAGCAGTGGCTTTACTCCAGAAGATCTCGCCCTCGGCTTAGATGGTACTCAAGGCGACAACAGTAACTTGAAGGCGTTAGCGGCATTAGCGAGTAAATCGTTGGGGTTTACCAGCCTTGGCGGGGCGGTGAGCTTAGGTGAATCCTTCTCCAGCATAGTCGGCGCCCTAGGCTCAGCCTCTAGGCAGGCCAAAGCCGATGCTAAGACCAATACTGATTTACACACGGAAGCAAAATCTCAGTGGGCCAGCACTAGTGGCGTCAACCCCGATGAAGAAGGGGTTAACCTTATTGTTTATCAACAGGCTTATCAGGCTAATGCCAAGGTGATCACCACGGCAGAGCGTCTATTTCAGACGGTACTCAACAGCTTTTAA
- a CDS encoding rod-binding protein: MKLENAGGYLAGLNASDLIKTNGEQGALRVVSQQFEAQFLQTVLKQMRSASDAMADEDSPFSSKNDGLYRDLHDAELAMQLSKLQTMGLSEVMTKQLSGALKSNHEVVALQIDKPHQAMTTTAMQPALIMPKLAKDTPE, encoded by the coding sequence ATGAAACTTGAGAATGCAGGCGGTTACCTAGCAGGCCTTAATGCCAGCGACTTGATTAAAACTAATGGTGAGCAAGGCGCATTAAGGGTGGTAAGCCAACAGTTTGAAGCGCAATTTTTGCAAACCGTGCTCAAACAGATGCGCTCAGCTTCAGATGCTATGGCGGATGAAGACAGTCCGTTCTCATCTAAAAATGATGGGCTATATCGTGACCTTCACGACGCCGAGTTGGCGATGCAGTTGAGTAAATTGCAGACCATGGGCTTGTCTGAGGTGATGACTAAACAATTATCCGGTGCACTTAAGTCAAACCATGAAGTGGTCGCCTTGCAGATAGATAAGCCACACCAAGCAATGACCACTACCGCGATGCAACCTGCGTTAATCATGCCTAAGCTCGCCAAGGATACTCCAGAATGA
- a CDS encoding flagellar basal body P-ring protein FlgI yields the protein MLRLLLILPLLVALPLKAAEQTRVLMDIVDIQGLRENQLVGYGLVVGLSGSGDRSQVRFTSQSVVNMLKQFGVQVDDNTDPKLKNVAAVAVHATVPSLASPGQSIDVTVSSIGDAKSLQGGTLLMTPLRAIDGEVYAIAQGNLVVGGVSASGRNGSSITVNVPTVGTIPNGALLEASISSNFNDNPDIILNLRSPSFKTARNIERSINDMFGPGVARADSHAKVLVHAPKTPSERVTFVSMLEELDIVQGRKVPRIVFNSRTGTVVMGGDVVVRKAAVSHGNLTVTIVESENVSQPNGAYFGNAAGETVVTKDSQVTVEQANKRMFVWEEGVALEEIVKAVNSLGAAPMDLMAILEALNEAGALEAELVVI from the coding sequence ATGTTGCGCCTGCTTCTTATTCTGCCTTTGCTGGTGGCTTTGCCCTTAAAAGCGGCGGAGCAAACCCGTGTGTTAATGGATATTGTCGATATACAAGGCTTACGTGAAAACCAGTTGGTGGGTTACGGTTTAGTGGTGGGCTTAAGTGGCTCTGGAGATCGCTCTCAAGTGCGCTTTACCAGCCAATCTGTGGTGAATATGTTGAAACAGTTTGGGGTACAGGTGGATGATAATACCGATCCTAAACTTAAAAACGTCGCCGCCGTTGCCGTTCATGCCACAGTGCCTTCACTGGCCAGTCCGGGGCAGAGTATCGACGTTACCGTCTCATCAATAGGTGATGCCAAAAGCTTACAGGGCGGCACGCTATTGATGACGCCACTAAGGGCCATCGATGGCGAAGTTTATGCCATAGCCCAGGGTAACTTGGTGGTGGGCGGCGTATCAGCTTCCGGTCGTAACGGCTCTTCAATTACAGTGAACGTGCCAACCGTTGGCACTATTCCTAATGGCGCTTTATTGGAGGCGTCGATTAGCAGCAATTTTAATGACAATCCTGACATCATTTTAAATTTGCGCAGCCCAAGCTTTAAGACTGCGCGCAATATCGAGCGCAGCATCAATGACATGTTTGGCCCAGGAGTTGCCCGCGCCGATAGTCATGCCAAAGTGCTGGTTCATGCACCCAAAACCCCCAGTGAGCGAGTGACGTTTGTATCCATGCTTGAAGAGCTAGATATAGTGCAGGGCCGCAAGGTGCCGCGCATTGTGTTCAATAGCCGTACAGGCACAGTGGTGATGGGCGGTGATGTGGTGGTGCGTAAAGCTGCCGTGAGTCATGGCAATCTGACTGTTACCATAGTCGAGAGCGAAAATGTCAGCCAGCCCAATGGGGCTTATTTCGGCAATGCCGCCGGTGAAACTGTGGTGACCAAGGACAGTCAAGTCACGGTCGAGCAAGCGAACAAGCGCATGTTTGTCTGGGAAGAAGGCGTAGCATTGGAAGAAATTGTAAAAGCGGTTAATAGCCTTGGCGCAGCGCCTATGGATTTAATGGCGATACTCGAAGCCTTAAACGAAGCGGGTGCTTTAGAAGCTGAATTGGTGGTGATCTAA
- the flgH gene encoding flagellar basal body L-ring protein FlgH: MRWLLLLAFLLSGCAAHLPEAETKPDTKDWAPPEVDYSLPDAKDGSLYRPGYMLTLFKDKRAYREGDILTVALDEKTYSSKKADTKTNKQQGMSLGLSGSAGSEDVKTNGNASLNRGFSGMGSSTQQNQLSGSITVTVSKVLPNGTLLIRGEKWLRLNQGDEYLRLLGLIRADDIDNTNTISSQRIADARIIYGGQGAIADSNAMGWASRYFNSPWFPL; this comes from the coding sequence ATGCGTTGGTTATTGCTGTTAGCTTTCTTATTGTCAGGTTGTGCAGCACATCTTCCTGAAGCTGAAACTAAGCCTGATACTAAAGATTGGGCACCACCAGAAGTGGATTACAGTCTACCGGACGCTAAAGATGGCAGCTTATATCGCCCAGGGTATATGTTAACCCTGTTTAAAGATAAGCGTGCTTATCGTGAGGGCGACATACTCACGGTAGCCTTGGATGAAAAAACTTATTCAAGTAAAAAAGCCGATACCAAGACCAACAAACAGCAAGGCATGTCATTAGGTTTAAGTGGCTCAGCGGGCAGTGAAGATGTCAAAACCAATGGCAATGCTTCGCTTAATCGCGGCTTTTCAGGCATGGGCTCAAGCACCCAGCAAAACCAGTTGTCAGGTTCAATTACCGTGACGGTTTCCAAAGTGTTGCCGAACGGCACCTTGCTTATTCGCGGCGAAAAATGGTTAAGGCTCAATCAAGGGGATGAATACCTGCGTTTGTTAGGGCTTATTCGCGCCGACGATATTGACAACACTAATACTATTTCTTCCCAACGTATCGCCGATGCACGGATTATCTATGGTGGCCAAGGCGCCATCGCCGACAGCAATGCTATGGGTTGGGCTTCTCGTTATTTTAATAGCCCTTGGTTCCCGCTTTAA
- the flgG gene encoding flagellar basal-body rod protein FlgG: MQSALWVSKTGLAAQDTKMTTIANNLANVNTTGFKRDRVAFNDLFYQVQRQPGGQVDELNQLPSGLQLGTGTRVAGTQKVFTTGDVHNTSQQLDLAIEGNGFFQVEEPNGDLAYTRDGQFYRSSEGMMVTSQGLPLVPNIVIPEDSTNITIATDGIVMATIAGDAEPQELGQITLINFTNPAGLEARGNNLYRETAASGVAVEGVAGDQALGGLRQGSLEGSNVNVVEEMVEMISTQRAYEMNAKVVSASDDMLKFLNQSV, encoded by the coding sequence ATGCAATCAGCATTATGGGTAAGTAAAACCGGCCTAGCCGCGCAAGACACCAAAATGACCACCATAGCCAACAACTTGGCAAACGTGAATACCACTGGCTTTAAGCGTGACCGGGTTGCCTTTAATGACTTGTTCTATCAAGTCCAGCGTCAGCCTGGCGGCCAAGTCGATGAGCTAAACCAGTTACCTTCAGGGTTACAGTTAGGTACGGGAACTCGAGTTGCCGGTACGCAAAAAGTATTTACCACAGGTGATGTGCACAACACTAGCCAGCAACTTGATCTTGCCATTGAAGGCAATGGTTTTTTCCAAGTGGAAGAGCCAAATGGTGATTTAGCTTACACTCGCGATGGTCAGTTTTATCGCAGCAGTGAAGGCATGATGGTGACCTCCCAAGGCTTGCCGTTAGTGCCCAATATCGTTATTCCAGAAGACTCGACCAATATCACCATAGCCACAGACGGCATAGTGATGGCAACCATTGCAGGCGACGCCGAGCCACAAGAGTTAGGTCAAATTACCCTGATTAACTTTACTAACCCTGCCGGTTTAGAAGCTCGTGGCAATAACTTGTACCGTGAAACCGCCGCATCAGGTGTTGCGGTGGAAGGGGTGGCTGGCGATCAAGCGTTAGGCGGCCTGCGCCAAGGTTCATTGGAAGGCTCAAACGTCAATGTGGTGGAAGAAATGGTGGAGATGATTTCGACCCAGCGAGCTTATGAAATGAATGCTAAGGTCGTTTCAGCTTCCGATGACATGCTTAAGTTTCTTAATCAGTCAGTATAA